The window CCGAGCTATCGTGCAATCGGGACCTCCGCCACCGTGGCATAGTCGTAGGCTTCCCAGGTCACCACCGGGGTTTCAGGGAAATTTTCCGTCGGCGGCGGCGACGGCGTGCGCCACTCCAGCCCGGTAGCGGCCCACGGGTTGTCGGGTGCGACTTCACCGTAGCGCAGCGACCACAGCAGGTAAATCAACGGCAGCACATATCCCACCGCCAGAATGGAGGCGCCCGCTGTCGACATCACGTTCAACACCTGGAACTCCGGCGGATACGCGTGGTAGCGCCGCGGCATCCCCAGGTAGCCGAGCACGAACTGCGGGAAGAAGGTCAGGTTGAAGCCGATGAAAATGGTCGCCGCCGCGATCTTGCCCCACGCCTCCGGGTACATGCGGCCGCTGATCTTCGGCCACCAGAAATGGATTCCGGCCAGGTAACCCATCACCGCCCCGCCCACCATGATGTAGTGGAAATGGGCGATCACGAAGTAGGTGTCGTGCACGTGGACGTCAATGCCCAGCGCCGCCAGGTACAGTCCGGTCATCCCGCCCATGGTGAACAGCCCGATGAAGCCCATGGCGTAGAGCATAGGCGTGGCCAGTGACACCGACCCTTTGTACATGGTCGCCATCCAGTTGAACACCTTGATCGCCGACGGCACGGCCACGAAATAGCTGAGCAGCGAGAACACCAGCGCCGCGTACGCCGATATGCCCGCCACGAACATGTGGTGCGCCCACACCAGGAACCCCAGGACGGCAATCGCGATCGAGGCCAGCGCCACCGCGGCGTATCCGAATACGCGCTTGCGCGAAAACGTCGAGACCACTTCCGAGATCACCGCCATCGAAGGCAGGATCATGATGTACACCGCGGGGTGCGAGTAGAACCAGAACAGGTGTTGGAACAACAAGGGGTCCCCGCCCAGCCGCGGGTCGAATATGCCCATGTGGAAGGCGCGTTCCAGCGCCACCAGGGTCAGCGCAATGGCCACCACCGGCGTGCCCAGCACCATGATCACCGAGGTCGCGTAGTGGCTCCAGATGAACAGCGGCAGCCGGCTCCAGGTCATGCCCGGGGCGCGCATACGGTGGATGGTGACGATGAAATTGAAGCCGGTGAAGATGGAGGAAAAACCGGCAATGAAGATCGCCACCACCGCCGTGATCACGTGGGTGTTGGAATAGGTGCTGCTGAAGGGCACGTAAAACGTCCAGCCGGTATCTACGCCGCCGGTCAGGACCACGTACATCATCAGCCCGGCGCCGGTGATGTACATGTACCAGCTCGCCAGGTTGATCTTGGGGAACGCCAGGTCCTTGGCCCCGATCATCATGGGCACCAGGAAATTTCCGAGGGTGGCGGGAATCGACGGGATCAGGAAGAAGAACACCATGATGATCCCGTGAATGGTAAACATCTTGTTGTAGGTGTCCGACGACATCAGGTCGCCGGCCGGGGTCAGCAGTTCCAGCCGAATCATGGTCGCTGCGAAGCCACCCACGAAAAACATCGCGGTGATGGAAAGCAGGTAGAGAATACCGATGCGCTTGTGATCGGTGGTCAGCAGCCAGCTCCCGACCCGGAAATCGGTGTTCAGGTAGTTCTCGCGTTCGACTGCCGGTGCGGCAATAGTGGCCATAGATAAAAATCGCCTCAGCGGCTCCTCGCAGGGGCCAATGCAGGATGCGGCGGTGCAGCCGGGCGGGTACTGCCCGGCTCGCGCAGCTCCGGTTGTGACAACGACTTGATGTAGGCGGCCAGCGACAGCAATTGCTCCTCGCTCACGATCCCCTGGAATGTCGGCATGATCGGCTTGAAACCCGCCACCACCTTCGCTCCCGGGGTGAGGATGGATTCGCGGAGGTAGTTGTCGTTGGCGGTGACCGTGCGCCCGTCATCCAGCAGTACCGGCTTGCCGTACAGCCCCACCAGGTTCGGCCCGCGCCCCGGCGTGTCGAAGCGGTGGCAAGTGGTGCAGCCGAGTTGCTGGAACAGCTTCTGCCCGGTGGAGGCCAGCGATCCTTCCGCGTTCCCGCCCGACAGCCACGCCTGGTACGCCGCCGGCTCCATCACCACGACCTCGCCGATCATGCCGGAGTGCATGGTGCCGCAGTATTGCGTGCAAAACAGGTGATAGCTCCCCGGCTTGGTGGTCTGGAACCACGTCGTCGTGTAGCGTCCCGGCAGCACATCCTGCTTCACCCGGAACTCGGGCAGAAACAGGCTGTGGATCACATCCTGGGAAATCATCGTCAGCCGGATGGCGCGTCCCAGAGGCACGTGAAGCTGGTCGATCTCGCGCTGTCCCTGCGGGTGCTCGAACTTCCACATCCACTGCTTGCCGACCACGAAGACTTCCTCCGCGTCCGGCGACGGCTGCGCCCAGGTCATGTAAATCCCCGCGCTCCAGAGGAACATGACCATGAAGATGCCGAACGGGATCAGGGTCCAGGCCGCCTCCAACGCGTTCGACCCTTCAATGTGCGTGGCAACTGGGTTCCTGGTCCGCCGGAACTTCAGCGCGAAGATGAAAATCAGGATGAAGATCATCAGCGTGAAGAAGCCGGTTACCGCCAGCATGAAAATCATGAGCGCGTCGGTGCGACCCGCCAGCGTCGAGGCCCGTGCCGGCCACAGGGGTAGCGTCTGCCACATCGGCTAGCTCCCTCCCGCCCGGCGGCTTCCGCCGCTCTTCACGTTGTGCCTTGGTTCCAGCCTGAACATCGCGATCAGAAATCCGCCCAGCACCACCATGGTGATCACGCCCACGACCTTCAGCACCCGCGAGATGATCGCGCCGTACCGCCCAGTGCGCGGGTCGTAGTGGTAGCAGTACAGCAGCACCTGGTCCACCATGGTCCCGATGTGTCCCTGCGAAGCCTCCACCATCCCCAACCGCAGGTCCTTCGGCGAATATTCAACTCCGTAGTAGTACTGCGCGATTTTGCCCTGCGGCGTCAGGACCATGATGGCGGTCGCGTGTGCGAACTGCTGCGTCTGCGCGTCCCACTGATAGTGGAAGCCGACCGCCTTGGTCAGCGCATTAATCGAGGCCGGCTCCCCGGTCAGAAAATGCCAGCCCTGCTCGGCGCCGGGACGTCCGTAGCGCCGCAGGTAGGTGACCTTCTTTGCTCTTGCCAGCTCCGGCTTCTCTCTCGGGTCGAAGCTGACCGCCACTACGTCATACTCTTTGCCGATGTCGAACTTCAGCACGGAGAACGCGCTCACCATCCCGCTCAGCACTTCGGTGCACAGCATGGGGCAGTCGTAGTACACCAGCGCCAGCACCACCGGCCTCCTGCCGAAGTAGTCGCCCAGCTTGACCGTCCTGCCGTCTTCATCCTTGAACGCGAGATCAAGCGGTACCGGTGCGTTCAGCTTCTGTTCGATGGCGATGTTGTTGAGGATTTGCGGCGGCGGCGGCGCCGGCGTCACCACGGGCGGCCCCATCCCCTGCCCCGCCGCCAGCGCGCTCATCATCAGCACGCAGACTGCAAGCAGTTCCCTACGATTTATTCCGACTGCACAAATCACGATTGCTCCAACTCCTTGGCGGTTGTCGGTTATCGGTGTTCGGTAGCCGGGTTCGCAATTGATCGATGACCGAAAACGATGACCGACAAATAAATCCCACGCCAACTCCTAAGGAAACTCTGATCAAGCACGTCGTCAGTCCCTGAGCGGCTAAAGCCGTGCTATTTCTGCGGCATTTTCGGACGGCCTGAAGACCGTCCCCTTCAAAAACCGGAGTTGATCAGACCCTCCCTAACTACTCACTACTGGTTTCCCTTGGGCTCGGTTCCTCCACCCTCTCCCGCCGTGGTGCCGTCACCGCTGCCGAAGCTTGCCCGCGGCGGCAGCATCGGCTGCGGACGCACCGGCAATCCTCGTTGCAACACGATCTCCATCGCCCGCTCGATCGGGATGTGCGCCACGCCGTTTTTCTGATCCACCCAGCCGTAGCTGTTCAGTTGTTCCTCCTGCATGGTGCGGAACTTGTTCAAGTCCGTCACCGGATCAGGCTGCAACTGCGGCGCCGGAAAGCGCAGCACCGGGTTGCTGGTGGAACTCCACGATGGCGGCACGACCACCGCATTCCGTGGCGCCGGCGTCAACTGATTGCGCGCGAAGTACCGCAGCAGCCCCCAGGAGATCAGGTGAATCGCCACAATGGTGACAGCCAGCGAGATCAGAAACCACACGATGCCGCGCGCCGCCAAGTCGCTGCGGTCGTACATGGTTTCCGGATGGCGCGCCGTCCCCTGCGGAATCTCGGGTTCCGTTTCCGGCCGCCTCGACTCGTCTTTCGCTTCACTCATGCTGCTTCGCCAACAACGCCGCCAAGTGCGGATCATGCAACGCGACCAGCGGCCGCCGTCTCAGGTTCCACAGAAAATATCCCAGCCACAGCGCCGACATCGCCAGCGGCAGCACCGCGTCCAGCCAGCTATAGTGCAGTTTCGCCGTGTCGAAACTGGGTTTGATGTTCCAGTACAGGTCCAGGTACCGCATCAGGATCAGCCACACCGCAATCCACATCAGCTTGCGCGAATTTTGTTTCAGGCCGCGCGACAGCAACAGCGCGAACGGAATCGCGAAGTGCCCCACGATCAGCGCCAGCCCCATCGCGCCCCAGTCGCCCTTAATGCGGTCCTGGAACCAGTGGATCTCCTCCGGCAGGTTGCCCGACCAAACGATCAGCCACTGCGAAAAGCTGAAGTACGCCCACAGCATCACGAAGGTGAGAATCAGCTTGCCGTAGTCGTGGAAGCTCCGCGTCGTCAGCACCTCCGACATGGGCCCACACGACCGCAGCCTGTGTCCGACGATCGTCGCCAGGCACAGCGCAATCAGCCCCTGGCCCACCATGAAGATCAGCCCGTAAATCGTCGAGGTAAACTCCGGCGTCAGCGACATCACCCAGTCGATCACCGCGAAGGTCAGCGTCCACCCGTAAATAATGATGCCCACCGCGCTCAGCGCCTGAAAACGCTTGTCCGGCGGGCGTTCCGGCGGGCGGTCCTGGGCCGCCGACCACGTCAGCAGGAAATACGCCATGACGCCCCACGCGATGAAGTACAGGACCCCGCGCGCCAGGAACAGGTTCGGATTCAGGTACTGCGACGCCTGGTGCATCAGGTGCTCGCTGCGCTTCAACTCCTCGGGATTCGCCCACGGATAATTCAGGTGCAGGTACGCGCCGAGGACGATGGGAATGAACGCCGCCGCCAGCATGGGCAGCGTGCCCATGGCGGCTTCCAAGATGCGCCGGATTCCCACGCCCCAGTCTCCGCCGGTCAGGTGACACACCATCAACAGCGCCATCGCGCCTAGCGTCGGCCCCAGGCAGAGCATGAACGCCAGCAGGTAGGAATGCATCGCCTGCCGCGGCTGCGCCACCAGCCCGGCGAGCGCTGCCAGCGCCAACACCGCACCCACCAACAGCGCGCGCTGTTGCAGCCTAGCGAAGGTCGGCGGTGCGGTGAAGTCCCGGTTCTCGAGGCGCACGTCGCTGCTCATTCCTTCCTCTCCGGCACGCCTGGCGCTGCGCCTGGAGGCAACGTCGCTCCGCTCGGCGCCGCGCTCGGAACCTGCACCTGCTGTGACGGCATCTGCTGTCCCGCCGGTACCGCGCTTGCCGGCGCGTTCTGGCTGAACTGCAGCACCCGTATATACGCCGCGATCGCCCAGCGGTCGCGCGTGTTCACCTGCGCCGCGTAATCCGGCATGACGCCGAAGCCGTTGCTCATGACGTCAAAGAAATGTCCCAGCACCGCCTGCCGCAACCGCGGCTCGTGAAACGACGGCGGCCTGCGGAACCCGCGCTGCACGATCATCCCGTTCCCGTCTCCCAGCCGCGAATGGCACGGCGTGCAGAAGATATCGAAGCGCTCGCGCCCGCGCTCCAGCACCGCCCGCGTGGCCGGGAACGGCATCGTGTCGCCCGGTTTCCCGTTGATCATCCCGGTGTGCAGGTAAGTGTCTTCGCGCAACTGCCCGCGCGCCACCGTGCCCTCCGGCGGCGTTCGCGACCCGCGCCCGTCCGCGAAAAAATCGCTCTGCCGCAGCGGCAGGATCTTGGGCTGCACGTGCATGTCGTTGCGGCAGGCGGTCAGCATCGCCGTTGCCATCATGACCAGCAGCACGCAGGCAATTCGCAAATTCGGCAATTCGACAATTCGACTATTGTCAAGGCGCCGCCATTTCAACTCGCCCCTAATGCGGCACCTCCGTGATCATTCGCGGTCCCAGGCTCGACAGGAACTTATAGGTCGTCTCCCGATCGAATTTCGGATCCATCGCCTCGATGCACAGGAAAAACTTGTCGCGCGAGGCGAAGCTGAAGCTGGGCACGTTGAACAGCGGGTGATACGGCATGGGCAGCCCGTTGATCGCCAACATCCCGAACGCCGCCGCCAGTCCGCCGAACAATACCGTCATCTCGAAGCACACCACGATGAAGGCCGGCCAGGAGTGGAACGGCCGCCCGCCGACGTTGGTGGGATACGCGATCACGTTGATCCAGTACTGCATCACGTATGCCGTCGCCAGCCCCAGCACGCCGCCCACCAGGCAGATCAGCGCCACGCCGTCCTTGTGAAAGCCGATCGCCTCGCTCAATCCCTCCACCGGAAACGGGCTGTAGGCGTCCATCTTGCGGTAGCCTTCCTCATGCGCGCGCCGCGCCGCCGCCACGATTTCCGCCGGCGTGTCGAATTCCGCTACCAGTCCATAAATCTGCGGCTTCATGACTGCGACTCCAGCGGCGCCTTCGCTTCCGAGGAGGGCAGCAGGCTTTTCATCTCGGCGATGGAAATCATCGGCATCACGCGGATGAACAGCATGAAGCACAGCGTGAAGAACCCGATGGTTCCGATGAACGTCATCCAGTCCCAGCGCGTCGGAATGTAAATCCCCCACGACGATGGCAGGAAATCCTGCGACAGGCTGACCACCACGATCACGAAGCGCTCCAGCCACATCGCCACCAGGACGACCAGCGAGACGAACCACAGCAGCTTGGGCGTGAACCTCACCTTCTTCGTCCACAGCACGTTGACGAACCCGACGTTGATCGCAATCAGCGCCCAGTACAGCGCCCGGTACGGCCCGTGCATGCGGTTCCAGATCAGGTGCTTGTCGTAGAGGTTGCCGCCGTACCACGCCATGAAGGTCTCCATGATGTAGCCGTAGGCGACGATGAGCCCGGTCGCCAGCATGATCTTGGCGCAGTTGTCCAGGTGCCGGTCGGTGATCATGTCTTCCAGGTTGTAGATGTGGCGGATGGGAATCGCCAGGATCAGCACCATGGCGAATCCGGAATAGATCGCGCCGGCCACGAAGTACGGCGGGAAGATCGTGCTGTGCCATCCCGGCACGATGGCGATGGTGAAGTCGAAGCTCACCACCGTGTGCACCGAGAGCACCAGCGGCGTGGCCAGGCCGGCCAGCAGCAGGTACGCGGTTTCATAGCGGTGCCAGTGGCGCGCCGAGCCTCGCCATCCCAGCGCCAGCACGGCGTAGATCATGCGCGCCGCGCGGTTCTGCGCCCGGTCGCGCAGCGTCGCCATGTCCGGCACCAGCCCGATGTACCAGAACACCAGCGAAATCGTGAAATAGGTGGAAACCGCGAACACGTCCCAGACCAGCGGGCTGCGGAACTGCGGCCACACCGTCATGGTGTTGGGATACGGGAACAGCCAGTAGAACAGCCACGGACGCCCCAGGTGGAGCAGCGGGAACAGGCCCGCCTGCATGACCGCAAAAATCGTCATCGCCTCCGCGAAGCGGTTGATCGAATTGCGCCACGACTGCCGCAGCAGCAGCAAAATCGCCGAGATCAGCGTGCCCGCGTGGCCGATTCCGATCCACCACACGAAATTCACGATGGCGAAGCCCCACGCCACCGGGTGGTTGATGCCCCAGATCCCAACGCCCTGGTACATCAGGAACCCGATCGCGTACAGCAGCACCGCCGAAAGCATTCCGGCGATTCCCACGCCCACGAACCAGCCCAGCGGCGTCTGCTTGGTCAGCACGATGGCGCTGATTTTGTCGGTGATCGTGGCGAAGGTGTGTCCCGGCTGCAATACCGGCGGCTGCTCTTGCCCGAC is drawn from Terriglobia bacterium and contains these coding sequences:
- the ctaD gene encoding cytochrome c oxidase subunit I; the encoded protein is MATIAAPAVERENYLNTDFRVGSWLLTTDHKRIGILYLLSITAMFFVGGFAATMIRLELLTPAGDLMSSDTYNKMFTIHGIIMVFFFLIPSIPATLGNFLVPMMIGAKDLAFPKINLASWYMYITGAGLMMYVVLTGGVDTGWTFYVPFSSTYSNTHVITAVVAIFIAGFSSIFTGFNFIVTIHRMRAPGMTWSRLPLFIWSHYATSVIMVLGTPVVAIALTLVALERAFHMGIFDPRLGGDPLLFQHLFWFYSHPAVYIMILPSMAVISEVVSTFSRKRVFGYAAVALASIAIAVLGFLVWAHHMFVAGISAYAALVFSLLSYFVAVPSAIKVFNWMATMYKGSVSLATPMLYAMGFIGLFTMGGMTGLYLAALGIDVHVHDTYFVIAHFHYIMVGGAVMGYLAGIHFWWPKISGRMYPEAWGKIAAATIFIGFNLTFFPQFVLGYLGMPRRYHAYPPEFQVLNVMSTAGASILAVGYVLPLIYLLWSLRYGEVAPDNPWAATGLEWRTPSPPPTENFPETPVVTWEAYDYATVAEVPIAR
- the coxB gene encoding cytochrome c oxidase subunit II; translated protein: MWQTLPLWPARASTLAGRTDALMIFMLAVTGFFTLMIFILIFIFALKFRRTRNPVATHIEGSNALEAAWTLIPFGIFMVMFLWSAGIYMTWAQPSPDAEEVFVVGKQWMWKFEHPQGQREIDQLHVPLGRAIRLTMISQDVIHSLFLPEFRVKQDVLPGRYTTTWFQTTKPGSYHLFCTQYCGTMHSGMIGEVVVMEPAAYQAWLSGGNAEGSLASTGQKLFQQLGCTTCHRFDTPGRGPNLVGLYGKPVLLDDGRTVTANDNYLRESILTPGAKVVAGFKPIMPTFQGIVSEEQLLSLAAYIKSLSQPELREPGSTRPAAPPHPALAPARSR
- a CDS encoding SCO family protein; this encodes MLMMSALAAGQGMGPPVVTPAPPPPQILNNIAIEQKLNAPVPLDLAFKDEDGRTVKLGDYFGRRPVVLALVYYDCPMLCTEVLSGMVSAFSVLKFDIGKEYDVVAVSFDPREKPELARAKKVTYLRRYGRPGAEQGWHFLTGEPASINALTKAVGFHYQWDAQTQQFAHATAIMVLTPQGKIAQYYYGVEYSPKDLRLGMVEASQGHIGTMVDQVLLYCYHYDPRTGRYGAIISRVLKVVGVITMVVLGGFLIAMFRLEPRHNVKSGGSRRAGGS
- a CDS encoding cytochrome c, with amino-acid sequence MMATAMLTACRNDMHVQPKILPLRQSDFFADGRGSRTPPEGTVARGQLREDTYLHTGMINGKPGDTMPFPATRAVLERGRERFDIFCTPCHSRLGDGNGMIVQRGFRRPPSFHEPRLRQAVLGHFFDVMSNGFGVMPDYAAQVNTRDRWAIAAYIRVLQFSQNAPASAVPAGQQMPSQQVQVPSAAPSGATLPPGAAPGVPERKE
- a CDS encoding DUF3341 domain-containing protein, yielding MKPQIYGLVAEFDTPAEIVAAARRAHEEGYRKMDAYSPFPVEGLSEAIGFHKDGVALICLVGGVLGLATAYVMQYWINVIAYPTNVGGRPFHSWPAFIVVCFEMTVLFGGLAAAFGMLAINGLPMPYHPLFNVPSFSFASRDKFFLCIEAMDPKFDRETTYKFLSSLGPRMITEVPH
- the nrfD gene encoding polysulfide reductase NrfD, with protein sequence MAHKDPGEAMAVGQEQPPVLQPGHTFATITDKISAIVLTKQTPLGWFVGVGIAGMLSAVLLYAIGFLMYQGVGIWGINHPVAWGFAIVNFVWWIGIGHAGTLISAILLLLRQSWRNSINRFAEAMTIFAVMQAGLFPLLHLGRPWLFYWLFPYPNTMTVWPQFRSPLVWDVFAVSTYFTISLVFWYIGLVPDMATLRDRAQNRAARMIYAVLALGWRGSARHWHRYETAYLLLAGLATPLVLSVHTVVSFDFTIAIVPGWHSTIFPPYFVAGAIYSGFAMVLILAIPIRHIYNLEDMITDRHLDNCAKIMLATGLIVAYGYIMETFMAWYGGNLYDKHLIWNRMHGPYRALYWALIAINVGFVNVLWTKKVRFTPKLLWFVSLVVLVAMWLERFVIVVVSLSQDFLPSSWGIYIPTRWDWMTFIGTIGFFTLCFMLFIRVMPMISIAEMKSLLPSSEAKAPLESQS